A stretch of the Desulfobacter sp. genome encodes the following:
- a CDS encoding nitrate reductase, whose amino-acid sequence MNGFIDFIMGPMVWISVMIFIVGLILKVAGIVRKVREKESYIFSYMTLYHSLRSIGAWLIPFFPRATRQQPVFYAVSYIFHLALFVVPLFLSAHIVLVEEAFNVSWPALNDGVADILTVVIVAALGFFAGRRILVPEVKFLTSVKDFFLIFMVLLPFLTGFLAYHQVAAYEWMMIVHILSGELMLIIIPFSRFSHMITAPLTRAYMGSEFGNVRHARDW is encoded by the coding sequence ATGAATGGATTTATTGATTTTATCATGGGGCCCATGGTCTGGATTTCGGTTATGATCTTTATCGTGGGGCTGATCCTGAAGGTTGCAGGCATTGTCCGTAAGGTCAGGGAAAAAGAGTCCTATATTTTTTCCTATATGACCTTGTACCACAGCTTAAGATCCATTGGGGCCTGGCTTATTCCCTTTTTTCCGAGAGCCACCCGGCAGCAGCCTGTGTTTTATGCCGTCTCTTATATATTTCATTTGGCATTGTTTGTGGTCCCCCTGTTTTTATCCGCCCACATTGTCCTTGTGGAAGAGGCGTTTAACGTCAGTTGGCCTGCGCTCAATGACGGGGTTGCCGATATTCTGACGGTTGTGATCGTTGCGGCACTCGGTTTTTTTGCAGGAAGACGGATACTTGTTCCCGAGGTTAAATTTTTGACCTCGGTCAAGGATTTTTTTCTGATTTTTATGGTTCTTTTGCCTTTTTTAACCGGATTTTTGGCCTACCATCAGGTGGCCGCCTATGAGTGGATGATGATTGTTCATATTTTGTCCGGGGAACTCATGCTGATCATTATCCCGTTTTCACGATTTTCCCATATGATTACAGCGCCCCTGACCCGGGCCTATATGGGGTCGGAATTTGGAAACGTTCGGCATGCAAGGGACTGGTAG
- a CDS encoding Tmc redox complex protein TmcD, with amino-acid sequence MEEKQSWDWSTQLKEIPVKEWESRFNWVEDPCISPDGESVASIVNLDEMAFGICVNSELWEGEYEKAWSLKALPDNRYAVCTCQDEEWGLVVNGQPWANQFDFIWDLKTSSDGSHISVAFQRDMEYGMAVDDQPWETGYENITGMVMGEQGNAAAVVQVDSMTAADVDAFAQGLFSVAVDGNIGKKRFVNIWDISMGGTGPDLAYGVRLDREAYGIAVNESVWDTKFQAVWRPVFCDKSVVAPVRINGKWMLYKDDSPFWASAYENIWRLETDPANGHVAAAVAKTFGEWTIAQNDILWSLSWDTMVRDLYYSQDGAQLVVVFKDKGDWGLAQNDRAWTLSCDKIFTPNISDDGSVVAVCFEKKGKYYTAVNDRVIAGPYDYMADPVISPDMDKILVKGIENGIYKRSIVAL; translated from the coding sequence ATGGAAGAAAAACAATCATGGGACTGGAGTACTCAACTCAAAGAGATACCGGTAAAAGAATGGGAATCCCGATTTAACTGGGTGGAAGATCCCTGTATCTCTCCTGACGGGGAGTCTGTTGCCAGTATTGTTAATCTGGATGAAATGGCATTTGGCATCTGTGTAAACTCAGAGCTCTGGGAGGGTGAATATGAAAAGGCCTGGAGCCTTAAAGCACTTCCGGACAACCGCTATGCCGTATGCACCTGCCAGGATGAGGAATGGGGATTGGTGGTAAACGGCCAGCCATGGGCCAATCAGTTTGATTTTATCTGGGATCTAAAGACCAGTTCGGACGGTTCCCATATCAGCGTGGCCTTTCAAAGGGATATGGAATACGGCATGGCCGTGGATGACCAGCCCTGGGAAACGGGGTATGAAAATATCACCGGCATGGTCATGGGGGAGCAGGGCAATGCCGCGGCTGTGGTTCAGGTGGATTCCATGACCGCAGCGGATGTGGACGCCTTTGCCCAGGGCCTTTTTTCCGTGGCCGTTGACGGAAACATCGGGAAAAAGCGGTTTGTCAATATCTGGGATATTTCCATGGGCGGTACAGGCCCGGATCTGGCATATGGGGTCCGCCTTGACCGGGAAGCATACGGGATTGCCGTCAACGAATCTGTCTGGGATACCAAATTCCAGGCGGTATGGCGGCCTGTGTTCTGTGACAAGTCTGTGGTGGCCCCTGTCCGGATCAATGGAAAATGGATGCTGTACAAGGATGATTCTCCTTTTTGGGCATCTGCCTATGAAAATATTTGGCGGCTGGAGACAGATCCGGCCAATGGACATGTTGCCGCTGCGGTGGCCAAAACCTTTGGTGAATGGACAATTGCCCAGAATGACATCCTCTGGTCCCTGTCATGGGACACCATGGTTCGCGATTTGTATTACTCCCAAGACGGTGCCCAGCTTGTGGTGGTTTTTAAGGACAAGGGAGACTGGGGGCTTGCCCAAAATGACAGGGCATGGACATTGTCCTGTGATAAAATATTTACCCCGAACATCAGTGATGACGGATCTGTCGTAGCGGTCTGTTTTGAAAAAAAGGGCAAGTATTATACTGCTGTCAATGACCGTGTCATTGCCGGTCCCTATGATTATATGGCCGATCCCGTGATCAGTCCGGACATGGATAAAATTTTGGTCAAGGGGATTGAAAACGGAATATATAAACGAAGTATAGTTGCCCTGTAA